In Arachis stenosperma cultivar V10309 chromosome 1, arast.V10309.gnm1.PFL2, whole genome shotgun sequence, one DNA window encodes the following:
- the LOC130967819 gene encoding auxin-responsive protein IAA33 isoform X1 — MMNSFDPSLKRRWQESSGRRQIVIGAAPSNNSTNPSSSLPFYGNKNGKLQGFPGLEDDDLVSTVVPAVTVVLEGRSICHRISLHNHGSYQSLAKALRQMFVDGADSSGTGANSDYDDDNNNNNNNLDLSNAIPGHLIAYEDIENDLLLAGDLSWKDFVRVAKRIRIVPAKGNSRSRKGTSTREE; from the exons ATGATGAACAGTTTTGACCCCTCCTTGAAACGGAGATGGCAAGAAAGTAGTGGTAGAAGACAGATCGTGATCGGTGCTGCACCTTCCAATAATAGTACTaatccttcttcttctttgcctTTCTATGGTAATAAGAATGGCAAATTGCAAGGCTTCCCTGGCCTCGAAGACGACGATCTAGTTTCCACAGTAGTGCCTGCAGTCACGGTGGTTCTCGAAGGCCGTTCGATCTGCCACCGCATCAGCCTCCATAACCACGGCAGCTACCAGAGCCTAGCAAAGGCACTTCGGCAGATGTTTGTGGACGGTGCAGATTCATCAGGAACAGGAGCAAACTCTGActatgatgatgataataataataataataataatcttgaTCTGTCAAACGCCATTCCCGGTCACCTTATTGCTTATGAAGATATCGAGAACGATCTTCTTCTTGCCGGTGACCTTTCTTGGAA GGATTTTGTACGTGTGGCGAAGAGAATCCGGATTGTTCCAGCGAAGGGAAACTCAAGGTCAAGGAAAGGTACAAGTACAAGAGAGGAATGA
- the LOC130967819 gene encoding auxin-responsive protein IAA33 isoform X2, protein MMNSFDPSLKRRWQESSGRRQIVIGAAPSNNSTNPSSSLPFYGNKNGKLQGFPGLEDDDLVSTVVPAVTVVLEGRSICHRISLHNHGSYQSLAKALRQMFVDGADSSGTGANSDYDDDNNNNNNNLDLSNAIPGHLIAYEDIENDLLLAGDLSWKESGLFQRRETQGQGKVQVQERNE, encoded by the exons ATGATGAACAGTTTTGACCCCTCCTTGAAACGGAGATGGCAAGAAAGTAGTGGTAGAAGACAGATCGTGATCGGTGCTGCACCTTCCAATAATAGTACTaatccttcttcttctttgcctTTCTATGGTAATAAGAATGGCAAATTGCAAGGCTTCCCTGGCCTCGAAGACGACGATCTAGTTTCCACAGTAGTGCCTGCAGTCACGGTGGTTCTCGAAGGCCGTTCGATCTGCCACCGCATCAGCCTCCATAACCACGGCAGCTACCAGAGCCTAGCAAAGGCACTTCGGCAGATGTTTGTGGACGGTGCAGATTCATCAGGAACAGGAGCAAACTCTGActatgatgatgataataataataataataataatcttgaTCTGTCAAACGCCATTCCCGGTCACCTTATTGCTTATGAAGATATCGAGAACGATCTTCTTCTTGCCGGTGACCTTTCTTGGAA AGAATCCGGATTGTTCCAGCGAAGGGAAACTCAAGGTCAAGGAAAGGTACAAGTACAAGAGAGGAATGAGTAG
- the LOC130936999 gene encoding probable small nuclear ribonucleoprotein F — translation MATIPVNPKPFLNNLTGKQVIVKLKWGMEYKGYLVSVDSYMNLQLANTEEYIEGQFTGNLGEILIRCNNVLYLRGVPEDEEIDDAAED, via the exons ATGGCG ACTATACCAGTGAATCCGAAGCCTTTCTTGAACAATTTGACTGGAAAGCAAGTTATTGTTAAATTGAAGTGGGGAATGGAATACAAAG GTTATCTTGTTTCAGTTGATTCCTATATGAATTTGCAG CTTGCCAACACTGAAGAATACATTGAGGGACAATTTACCGGAAACTTGGGAGAAATTTTAATCAG aTGTAACAATGTTCTCTACCTTCGTGGTGTGCCTGAGGATGAGGAAATTGATGATGCTGCAGAAGACTAG